From the Paenibacillus tianjinensis genome, the window GAAATTCAGGGGGAGAACGGGACGATGGTGATTGATAAGATAAACCAGCCGTACCAGGTCAAAATCCAATACCGCGACGGAACGGTGGAGGAGCTCACCCTGCCGCAGGTGTTCGAGCCGATGTACTATGAAGCGTATGAGTTTATTAATCTGCTCAAAAACGGACAACGTGAGAGCACTGTCAACAGTCACGCCAATTCCTTGGCGGTAGCAGAGATCATGGAGGAAGCGAGACGGCAGATCGGCCTCCGCTATGCCTCGGATATATAGTGAAATGGGGAGCAGCACTTGAAGACTTTTAAAAAGGTGTACATCGAGATTACAAGCGTCTGCAACCTGGCTTGCAGCTTCTGCCCGCCAACCGAGCGGCAGAAGAACTTCATGAAGCCGGATACCTTCAGTACTATTCTTGATGAGATTAAACCGCACAGTAATCATATCTATCTTCATGTCAAGGGCGAGCCGCTGCTGCATCCGAAGATTGGTGAGCTGCTGGACATTGCAGATGCCAAAGGCTTCAAGGTCAATATCACGACCAACGGAACGCTGATCCATAAGGCGGGGCCGAAAATTATCGGCAAGCCGGCGCTGCGCCAGATGAATTTCTCCCTGCACAGCTTTGACGGGCACGAAGGCTCGGAGAACCGGGAGGGGTATTTGAAGGAGATTATTTCTTTTGTGCAGGAAGCTTCGGCGCAAGGGGTCATCATCTCCTTCCGGCTCTGGAATCTGACGGAGGACAACCAGACCAATCTGACGCGGAGCCGCAATCGCGAGACGCTGGCTGTGCTGGAGGAGGCGTTCAATCTGGACTTCAAGATTGAGGAGAAGGTCGTTCCGGGCAGCGGCGTCCGCATTGCGCCGCGTATCTATCTGAACCAGGACCACGAGTTCAAATGGCCGGCACTGCATGAGCCGGAGGATGACGGCAAAGGCTTCTGCCACGCGCTGCGCAGCCAGGCGGCGGTGCTGGTGGACGGCACGGTGGTGCCGTGCTGTCTGGATGGCGAGGGGGTTATCAATCTCGGCAACATCCATGAGCGGCCGTTCTCCGAGATTGTCGAAGGCGAGCGGGCCAACAATCTGTTCTACGGCTTCTCCCGCAGGGAAGCTGTAGAGGAGCTGTGCCGCAAGTGCGGGTACCGGCAACGGTTCGGCACGTAGGCTGGAGGTACGGTGGAGACGCAGCCAGCAGCAAGTCAGCTAAGTAACCGTAGCCAGTAGATCTTTAGCTGGCAGCAATAGGAGAGTAGCAGCTGCTTTGCCATTAGATAAGCAAACCACAGCAAGCTTCCAGCGGAAGCTTGCTGTTTGGCGTGTTGCGGGATGACGTCCCGCGAAAAGAGGCCTGATCAAGACTGAACCTGGTACCCTAAACGTTCATCGTCCTGCCCGCTTTAATCCGTAAGTGGTACTCTGCCTGAGTCCGGCTTAAGCTTTCATAGGCCATATTACCTATTAACGGCGGGTTCCTGTAATCATCCCCCGAAATTGCTTCCATATCTAACCGCATTCCAAACAATTTAAAATTAATATTTAAATATAAAATACTAAAATTTTAACGCTAATAGGTCGATATATTCGATAAATAGGTAAAAAGATCTATATTTTTTTAGTTTAGGACATCAAAAGGAGGGTAATTGTCCGTATAATCCCATATTTTGGGTTGATTATTATGTTATATGAGAGGAGTCATCTATTGAAATTTAGAACTATCAAAAAAGCAGCCATCTCCTTATTGGCCCTCATGTTGCTGACCATGACCTTCCTGCCCCAGGTCCGTTCTGTCTATGCCAGCTGATTGGACCTTACCGGGACTGGAAACGGATGGTTGACCGTCTATCCTAAAAACAGCCAGTTTGATTACGTCGGTGACCAGCAGACCGGAAGCGGCAGTGTAGCGCAAGACATCGTCGGGGATGCGAACAATCCTCCTTTTTACGTTAACTATGATTCAGCTTCGGGTGAAATCGGCTTCCGGATCCGTGTGAACAATCTGGATGGCACCCAGAAGGACAAGTTTACAAGCTTTGCGTTTGTGGGTGTGGATGCCAACGGGAACGGGGGTATCGACTTTTTCTTGGCGTTTATAATCCGACAAACAACAACGGGAAGATCGGTATCTATAATGCTGATCCTAACAAGGCGAATACCTCGCCCAGCACGACGGGCATTATCAATCCTGCGCTTATCTCCTATGTGCCGGGCGCTAATCAGAACTATTCGTTGATGCAGGCCGCGGGAAGCAGCTTCTCGGGGGACAGTGATTATTTTGTAACCTTCAAAATCAAGGTTGCAGACATTAATACGGCAATGGCGGGCAAGGGGATTACTGTGACTGCTACCTCCCCTCTGCAATATATTATCGGCACTGCTGCCCAGGACAACTCCTTCAACCAGGACATCGCGGGCACGCAGGGCATAAGTACTAATGATACTACGACGTGGAAGGATCTTGGGGTCTTTTCGCCCCCCGTCAATGTTACGGGTACGATCCTGAACACGGCGCCAAGTGCCGCAGCGGATACGCTGACCGTAGCCGAGAACGGCTCGGGAAGTGTAACAGTAACGGCAAACGATACGGATGCCGAGAACGGGCTTGACCCGTCGACGGTAGCGATCAAGACGCAGCCGTCACACGGTACGGTTACCGTAGGCGCGAACGGCCAGGTGACGTACACTCCGAACGCCGGCTACAGCGGCAGCGACAGCTTTACGTATACCGTTAAGGATACGGACGGAGCGGAATCGAACCCGGCCACAGTGAGCGTGACGGTGACAGCAGCTCCGATTCCGAACACGGCGCCAAGCGCCGCAGCGGATACGCTGACCGTAGCCGAGAACGGCTCGGGAAGCGTAACGGTAACGGCAAACGATACGGATGCCGAGAACGGGCTTGACCCGTCGACGGTAGCGATCAAGACGCAGCCATCACACGGTACGGTTACCGTAGGCGCGAACGGCCAGGTGACGTACACGCCGAACGCTGGCTACAGCGGCAGCGACAGCTTCACGTATACCGTTAAGGACACGGAAGGAGCGGAATCCAACCCGGCCACGGTGAGCGTGACGGTGACAGCAGCTCCGATCCTGAACACGGCGCCAAGTGCCGCAGCGGATACGCTGACCGTAGCCGAGAACGGCTCGGGAAGTGTAACAGTAACGGCGAACGATACGGATGCCGAGAACGGGCTTGTGCTTTCCTCGGTAACACTTAAGACACCAGCGTCGCACGGTACGGTTACCGTAGGCGCGAACGGCCAGGTGACGTACACGCCGAACGAGGGCTATAGCGGCAGCGACAGCTTTACGTATACCGTTAAGGATACGGACGGAGCGGAATCCAACCCGGCCACGGTGAGCGTGACGGTGACGTCAGCTCCGATCCTGAACACGGCGCCAAGCGCCGTAGCGGATACGCTGACCGTAGCCGAGAACGGCTCGGGAAGTGTAACAGTAACGGCGAACGATACGGATGCCGAGAACGGGCTTGACCCGTCGACGGTAGCGATCAAGATGCAGCCATCGCACGGTACGGTTACTGTAGGCGCGAACGGCCAGGTGACGTACACGCCGAACGCTGGCTACAGCGGCAGCGACAGCTTCACGTATACCGTTAAGGATACGGACGGAGCGGAATCCAACCCGGCCACGGTGAGCGTGACGGTGACAGCAGCCAACGGAGTTCCTGCGGCTATACCGCAGCTCGTTGAGCTCAACGAAGGGGCCGGAGCAGTAACGGTTATTCTTGAAGGCACCGACCGCGAAACGATCACCGGACTGGTCTACCAGATCACCGCTCAGCCGTCACATGGTACCCTTACCTTACAAAGCGGCAATATCTATCTGTACACACCGGCCCCGGGCTTTACATCGGGTACGGACAGTTTCAGCTTCACCGTGACGGACGGGGATGGCCAGAGTAGTCCGCCGGTTCAGGTGACGATTCAGATGAACAAGGCGCTGAACGGCTGGGTCGGCAATAAGCTTGAAGGCGATCCGTCTGTCGTGAATGCAGTGCCCGGCTATCCGCTGAAGTTCTCGGCCGTTAGCCCGCTGTCGGCCCATGAGGTCAAGGCAATTATCGGAGGCGGCACTGTCAGCCTTGAGTTAGCCAATCCTGCTACCTTCCTTCAGGACGGCTACAAACGGTGGGAGAATACGGGCTATCTGCTTACCACACCGCTGGCCGCAGGTTCTTATACGGTAATATTCCAGGCGTTTAAGGCCGATGGCACGCCGCTGCCCGCCGAGACCCGCCTGGCCGATAACGGATTTCAGGTGCTGGCGCACTCACTGGCGCTGACAGCTTCGCCGGACCGGATTGTCGGTGACGGCCGCTCGACGACCGAGCTGACCGCCGTGCTGACTGACAGTAGCGGCAAACCCGTACCGGACACCGAGGTTGTGTTCTCGGTCCCGTCAGGCCTGGGTACGTTCGTTGGAGCTGACCGGGTACGGACGGATGCCCAAGGCCGGGCGGCAACGACTTACCGCTCGGCTGACCTCTCCTCCAATCAGGAGCAGAAAGTACGGGTTGAGGCCGAAGCAATTGACCTGACAAAAGGACTATATGCGAAGGACGATATTCTGGTTACCTTCCAGCCGGCATTCATCAGCGGGGTTATCACCCGCGGTGCCGCGGGCGAGAAGGTCGCCGGCGCGAATGTACGGGTAACGCTAGATCTAAACGGCGATAACATCATTACACCTGGCGTTGATTTTGACGAGACCGTGGTGACGGGCGCAGACGGATCTTACTCGCTGCCGGTGCCGAAGGGCAATGCGCTGTACACCATCGCAGTGACACAGACAGTAAATGTAGGCGGAGTTTTAACACCGGTGACATATACTCAAACGGCGGTAGTCGGCTCGGTCAGCGGTACCGGTCAGGAGAGCTACGATTCAACGAAAACAGCAACCGGCATCATCCTGATGAAGCAGCCGGCAGGCGGCACCGGAACGATATCCGGAGACCTGGTAAAGAAGACGAAAGTGTATTTGAAAGACGCGGCAACGGGTCTCTATATTCTGGAGAACGGATCACCTAAGGCCTTCCCGGCCCAGCAGAACGGTGTATTCAGCGCCGAAGGGCTGGGGCTCGGCACATACGTGATGGAGATCCGCTATGAAGTCGAGCCTGGACAGGAGATTATTGTCCAGAAGAGCGAAGTGAACGTTACGGCCAACGGGGAAATGAATATTTCAGAGGAGCTGATCGACCCGTACGGTGCGATTACGAACAGCTTGACGGGAATCCCGGTGGAAGGCGCGAACGTGACCTTGTACTATGCCAATACAGCGCGCAACGGCAGCAAGGGCGGTAAGCCCGTAACGCTGCCGGCAATCCCGGGCTTTGCACCTAACGACAACGCGAGCCCTGAGCAAATCAGTGACGCGCAGGGTCTATACGCCTACATGGTCTATCCGCATACGGATTATTATCTGGTTGTGACCAAGTCCGGCTATGAGACCTATACCAGCCCGACAATCGCGGTGGATTTGGAAATTGTCCGCCATGATATCTCGCTGAATCCGATAAGAGCAGCCGCCATCCCGGGTTCCTCACCGGTTAATGCAACCATCACACCGGTGGTGGCAGTCCGTTTGGACCGGAACCTGATTGAAGAGGGCGGGACCTCGGCCATTACGGTCGAATACGCCCAGACTGGAAACGGAACACTGACCGGCGGTACGGTTACGGTGACACTGCCGGAAGGCGCGGTAGTCGTAAATGCGGATGGCGGAACAGTAGCCGGCAATACGGTAACGTGGCCTGTCGGTACCCTGGCTCCGAACCAGAGCGGCACGCACCGGATTGAAGTGAAGTGGCCGCAGCTCAGCCAGGCGGAGCAGGAGTATGAGGTAACGGCTGCGCTGTCTGCCGGCAGCCAGACACAGCCGGCAAAAGCAGCATCCTCTGCCAAGCTGAAGGTATTCTCAAGCCGGTATGGCGAGCTGAAGCATCAACGCTACATCCTGGGTTACCCGGACGGGCAGTTTAAGCCGGCGAAGAGCCTGACACGCGCTGAGTTGGCGGCGATTGTCGCCCGGTTGACAGAGAACGCGGCTCACAGCGGCAATAAGTCATACACGGATGTGCCGGGCAGCCACTGGGCGGCGCACTATATCATGATCGCGACCAACCAAGGTTACTTCAGCGGCTATGCGGACGGTACCTTCCGTCCGGAAGCGCCGGTGACGCGTGGCGAGCTTGCGGCGGTCATGGCGAAGTTCCTGAAGCTAGACCTCACGGCGCCCGCTTCG encodes:
- a CDS encoding Ig-like domain-containing protein, producing the protein MQAAGSSFSGDSDYFVTFKIKVADINTAMAGKGITVTATSPLQYIIGTAAQDNSFNQDIAGTQGISTNDTTTWKDLGVFSPPVNVTGTILNTAPSAAADTLTVAENGSGSVTVTANDTDAENGLDPSTVAIKTQPSHGTVTVGANGQVTYTPNAGYSGSDSFTYTVKDTDGAESNPATVSVTVTAAPIPNTAPSAAADTLTVAENGSGSVTVTANDTDAENGLDPSTVAIKTQPSHGTVTVGANGQVTYTPNAGYSGSDSFTYTVKDTEGAESNPATVSVTVTAAPILNTAPSAAADTLTVAENGSGSVTVTANDTDAENGLVLSSVTLKTPASHGTVTVGANGQVTYTPNEGYSGSDSFTYTVKDTDGAESNPATVSVTVTSAPILNTAPSAVADTLTVAENGSGSVTVTANDTDAENGLDPSTVAIKMQPSHGTVTVGANGQVTYTPNAGYSGSDSFTYTVKDTDGAESNPATVSVTVTAANGVPAAIPQLVELNEGAGAVTVILEGTDRETITGLVYQITAQPSHGTLTLQSGNIYLYTPAPGFTSGTDSFSFTVTDGDGQSSPPVQVTIQMNKALNGWVGNKLEGDPSVVNAVPGYPLKFSAVSPLSAHEVKAIIGGGTVSLELANPATFLQDGYKRWENTGYLLTTPLAAGSYTVIFQAFKADGTPLPAETRLADNGFQVLAHSLALTASPDRIVGDGRSTTELTAVLTDSSGKPVPDTEVVFSVPSGLGTFVGADRVRTDAQGRAATTYRSADLSSNQEQKVRVEAEAIDLTKGLYAKDDILVTFQPAFISGVITRGAAGEKVAGANVRVTLDLNGDNIITPGVDFDETVVTGADGSYSLPVPKGNALYTIAVTQTVNVGGVLTPVTYTQTAVVGSVSGTGQESYDSTKTATGIILMKQPAGGTGTISGDLVKKTKVYLKDAATGLYILENGSPKAFPAQQNGVFSAEGLGLGTYVMEIRYEVEPGQEIIVQKSEVNVTANGEMNISEELIDPYGAITNSLTGIPVEGANVTLYYANTARNGSKGGKPVTLPAIPGFAPNDNASPEQISDAQGLYAYMVYPHTDYYLVVTKSGYETYTSPTIAVDLEIVRHDISLNPIRAAAIPGSSPVNATITPVVAVRLDRNLIEEGGTSAITVEYAQTGNGTLTGGTVTVTLPEGAVVVNADGGTVAGNTVTWPVGTLAPNQSGTHRIEVKWPQLSQAEQEYEVTAALSAGSQTQPAKAASSAKLKVFSSRYGELKHQRYILGYPDGQFKPAKSLTRAELAAIVARLTENAAHSGNKSYTDVPGSHWAAHYIMIATNQGYFSGYADGTFRPEAPVTRGELAAVMAKFLKLDLTAPASAHFTDLGGHWAANAIEQLYNSKFLSGYPDATFKPDLKITRVEAVTMINRMLYRGPLTGLEPQFPDVPATYWGFGDIQEATQSHESKREGDEEVWVKTLTSNEM
- a CDS encoding radical SAM/SPASM domain-containing protein, producing the protein MKTFKKVYIEITSVCNLACSFCPPTERQKNFMKPDTFSTILDEIKPHSNHIYLHVKGEPLLHPKIGELLDIADAKGFKVNITTNGTLIHKAGPKIIGKPALRQMNFSLHSFDGHEGSENREGYLKEIISFVQEASAQGVIISFRLWNLTEDNQTNLTRSRNRETLAVLEEAFNLDFKIEEKVVPGSGVRIAPRIYLNQDHEFKWPALHEPEDDGKGFCHALRSQAAVLVDGTVVPCCLDGEGVINLGNIHERPFSEIVEGERANNLFYGFSRREAVEELCRKCGYRQRFGT